DNA from Denticeps clupeoides chromosome 7, fDenClu1.1, whole genome shotgun sequence:
TGAGGATGAAAAGACTGTAAAAATAAGAATACAGTTTGAATCTGCAGTCCTCTTTGAGTGCTTTACCTGCAAGCTGGGcatccccccaccaccaccactgagGGCTGGACAATGGTGTACGTGCTCGTGTATGTTGGCTGCTGTGCCACAGCAGGGATATGGCTAGGGCCAGCTGGGTAGGCTGTGGGGTAAAACATTGAGAAATGAATCGGTCAGTCTGGAGAATTGAAATACTTATGCCAATGAAACCTATACATTTTGATACTACTTTGGATTTTGCCACTTTTTGGAGGGTGCCTAGGTTTATATTGCTCATGCaaaaattacaagcattttttattataaattgtgCTCTAATTGTGAAGGAATGGTGCCTAGTTTTCACACTGAATTGACATCAGAACCTGACAGAAGGGAGTCTGTATTGTATAAAAGACAAATTTTGTTGACTGGTTCTACATTTTGTTAACAACAGAGAGACTTTTTGTCAACAGAATGGTTGGAATTGGTTGAAACTCTTTGAGAGCAAAcattctgaagtgaagtgaaagtgtcattgtcactgtgatacagcacatcacatgatgCCCACGGtgacactgcatttaaccctgcatcacccttgagtgagtagccatgaaaggcacccaggcagcagtgtgtggggacggtacttttctATAGCTCTATAGCACCTTGACACTTCAGGATTGGACAACCcgctggccaccactgcccattctGTCATTGTCAGAATGAGTTTTCTGGACAAAAGTACTTTttgtaaagaaaacaaatttctGTCCTTCATACAATACAGCCTTCTGTCCACTAAATGGTGGTgctgatttcatttttaaaaagctgctttGGATTCctgtgaaagaaaaaagtagtgattattttttgcttttgtggaCAATATGAAACAAGGTGTAAGTTGATTTTGTgggacagaattttttttgtccagagaAATAGCACCATAAGTGGAAGAATCCAGTGAGCTCCTGTCTGCAGCCACACAAGTGTTCAAAATCAGAATCACGTTTATTGACTGGGTaagtgaacacatacaaggaattagACTCCGGTCAATgttgtctctcaagcacaacagtataatataaaatatacatttgactATAAAATATAGTCATATACCTTCTATAGAGAAGGAGTGAAGTGAGCAGCTTGCATCTGAACTACTGCTGCTTAGCGGTAATGAACATCAGTCTCAGCAACTTCCACTTACAACCGCAGTGAAGCAGGAAGTTCCAGCTTCGTCAacttcataataaaaaaacacatcacattGCGCAGAGATCAAAGTTTACCAGAGCGACTCAGAAAGCTTGATGACTTTTCCCAGCAATGTGTTCTACATAAAGCTGGGGGACTTGCCTGGGCCGACTGGGTATTGGTAGGGGGGTGgcgctgctggtggtggtgggatCGCGCCGTAGTTCGGCCCCGTCACGTTGTTGTAGGCTGGAGGTCTGTCCTGGAGGAGAGGTTTGCTGTCCATGACCGACTCGTTGCTTCGCGCTGCTGGTTCTTGCCTGTTCTCTCACGCGGTGGCTCGACGTTGCTGCGCAGCCCCTAGGCGGCATACGAGCCTCAAGagtgaacaaaaacaaagagaacAAGACGGAGAAAATGAAAGTTCCGAACGCGCCATGCATGCGACAACTTCGT
Protein-coding regions in this window:
- the bri3 gene encoding membrane protein BRI3, whose product is MDSKPLLQDRPPAYNNVTGPNYGAIPPPPAAPPPYQYPVGPAYPAGPSHIPAVAQQPTYTSTYTIVQPSVVVVGGCPACRVGVLEDDFTCLGILCAIIFFPIGILFCLALRQRRCPNCGATFG